A region from the Pseudomonas cucumis genome encodes:
- a CDS encoding CrfX protein, translating into MHDPFEQSLRDMLKASPSSRDDDACLGRVLKTANRQVGAGDLFSLLGRWLPALMIALNNGSAHVAPVSRLRKSSARTADKAD; encoded by the coding sequence ATGCACGATCCGTTTGAACAATCTTTGCGTGACATGCTCAAAGCTTCGCCGTCCAGCCGTGACGACGATGCTTGCTTGGGTCGCGTGCTGAAAACCGCCAACCGCCAGGTCGGTGCCGGCGATCTGTTCAGCCTGCTGGGCCGTTGGCTGCCCGCGCTGATGATCGCGCTGAATAACGGATCGGCCCATGTCGCGCCGGTCTCCCGTCTTCGTAAATCTTCCGCTCGCACTGCTGATAAGGCTGATTGA
- a CDS encoding mechanosensitive ion channel family protein — MELDLWTQSLVTAMTALWTKVANFIPNLFGALVVLLLGFVVAKLLDTLLSKLLAKLGLDRLMGGTGLTKLLSRAGLQVPISTLIGKIVYWFVLLIFLVSAAESLGLERVSATLDMLALYLPKVFGAALVLLVGVLLAQLANGLVRGAAEGVGLDYAAGLGRIAQGLVIIISISVAISQLEVKTDLLNHVIVIVLITVGLAVALAMGLGSREIAGQILAGIYVRELYQVGQQVRVGEVEGQIEEIGTVKTTVLTDEGELVSLSNRFLLEQHVSSR, encoded by the coding sequence ATGGAACTAGACCTCTGGACTCAGAGCCTCGTCACTGCAATGACTGCGTTATGGACCAAAGTTGCGAACTTCATTCCGAACCTGTTTGGCGCACTGGTTGTGCTGCTGCTGGGTTTTGTCGTGGCCAAACTGCTGGACACGCTGCTCTCCAAATTGCTTGCCAAACTGGGCCTCGATCGCTTGATGGGCGGCACCGGACTGACCAAGTTGCTGTCCCGCGCCGGCCTTCAGGTGCCTATCTCCACATTGATAGGCAAGATCGTTTATTGGTTCGTTCTGCTGATTTTTCTGGTTTCGGCCGCAGAATCACTTGGACTTGAGCGAGTTTCGGCTACGCTGGACATGTTGGCGCTGTATTTGCCTAAAGTATTCGGCGCTGCTCTGGTGCTGCTGGTGGGTGTCTTGCTGGCGCAACTGGCCAATGGGCTGGTGCGTGGCGCGGCAGAAGGCGTAGGGCTTGATTACGCCGCGGGCCTGGGGCGAATTGCCCAAGGCCTGGTGATCATCATCAGTATTTCGGTTGCGATCAGCCAGTTGGAGGTCAAAACTGACCTGCTCAACCATGTAATCGTGATCGTTTTGATTACCGTTGGTCTGGCGGTTGCGCTGGCCATGGGCTTGGGAAGCCGGGAAATTGCCGGTCAGATTCTTGCGGGAATCTATGTGCGTGAGTTGTATCAGGTTGGGCAACAAGTGCGTGTTGGTGAGGTCGAAGGTCAGATCGAAGAGATCGGCACGGTTAAAACCACCGTGCTGACCGATGAGGGTGAGCTAGTCTCTCTCTCGAATCGGTTTCTCTTGGAGCAGCATGTGAGTAGCCGCTAA
- a CDS encoding zinc transporter ZntB, producing MFEEENAQWGLVHALVLDGKGGARSIARTELDDLQLQAHESLWLHWDRSHPQTQTWLRKYSGLSEFSCDLLLEENTRPRLLPLPDSELLLFLRGINLNPGAEPEDMVSVRIFGSAQRVISLRLRPLRATDELLVQLAEGKGPRTASELILYMAQYLTNKVQDLVSCLSEIVDEEEEKLDTDERYTPEHGAVLQIRRRAAALKRFLAPQRDIFGQLTRIKLPWFVEDDGDYWNELNNSLTRYLEELELTRERVGLVLEAEDRRLSVRMNRTMYRFGIITGIFLPMSFLTGLLGINVGGIPFSTSPYGFLIACLLAGSVALGQWWLFRRLRWF from the coding sequence GCGCGTTCGATAGCCCGGACTGAACTCGATGACTTGCAGTTGCAGGCCCATGAAAGCCTGTGGCTGCACTGGGATCGCAGTCATCCGCAAACCCAGACCTGGCTGCGTAAATACAGCGGTCTGAGTGAATTTAGTTGCGACTTGTTGCTGGAAGAGAACACCCGGCCGCGTCTTTTGCCGCTGCCGGACTCCGAGCTGTTGCTGTTTCTGCGCGGAATCAACCTCAATCCAGGTGCCGAGCCGGAAGACATGGTCTCGGTGCGGATTTTCGGTTCGGCCCAGCGGGTGATCTCCCTGCGTCTGCGGCCGTTGCGCGCCACCGATGAGTTGCTGGTGCAACTGGCCGAAGGCAAAGGGCCGAGAACCGCTTCCGAACTGATCCTTTATATGGCGCAATACCTCACTAACAAAGTGCAGGATCTGGTCAGCTGCCTCTCGGAAATCGTCGACGAGGAAGAAGAAAAGCTGGATACCGACGAACGGTATACACCGGAGCATGGGGCCGTTTTGCAGATCCGTCGCAGAGCAGCCGCACTGAAACGTTTTCTGGCTCCGCAGCGGGATATTTTCGGTCAGCTGACGCGGATAAAACTGCCATGGTTCGTTGAAGACGATGGCGATTACTGGAACGAATTGAACAACAGCCTGACCCGTTATCTCGAGGAGCTGGAATTGACCCGGGAGCGCGTGGGGCTGGTCCTGGAGGCCGAAGACCGGCGTCTGAGCGTGCGCATGAACCGCACGATGTACCGCTTCGGGATCATCACCGGGATCTTTTTGCCGATGAGTTTCCTGACCGGTCTTTTGGGCATCAACGTCGGCGGTATTCCGTTCTCCACCAGCCCTTATGGCTTCCTGATCGCCTGCTTGCTGGCAGGCTCGGTAGCGCTGGGGCAGTGGTGGCTATTCCGACGTTTGCGCTGGTTCTGA
- the nirB gene encoding nitrite reductase large subunit NirB, whose amino-acid sequence MKKLKLVMIGNGMAGVRTLEELLKLSNELYDITVFGAEPHTNYNRILLSPVLAGEQTFEEIVLNDLDWYLENNIKLLLNRKVVEIDRVKRRVIAEDGTEAEYDRLLIATGSTPFILPIPGNTLQGVIGYRDIADTQAMIDTAKTHKHAVVIGGGLLGLEAANGLMLRGMHVTVVHIGEWLLERQLDKTSGQLLQTALEARGLHFRLCEQTQALHDAGNGRVGSVEFKNGDIIPADLVVMAAGIRPNTELAEKSGIPCNRGILVNDTMQTYDPRVYAIGECASHRGIAYGLVAPLFEQAKVCANHLAQLGFATYKGSVTSTKLKVTGIDLFSAGDFMGGEGTETITLSDPIGGVYKKLVIKDDVLVGACLYGDTADGGWYFRQIRENHDIRQIRDHLMFGGSSSMEQALGDVGHQGQDKAMSMADTAEVCGCNGVCKGTIVKAIQEHGLFSVDDVKKHTKAASSCGSCAGLVEQILINTVGGAADVKPKSEKAICGCSDLNHGQIRQAIRDQHLLTIAGTMSYLNWRTPNGCATCRPALNYYLISTWPGEAKDDPQSRLINERAHANIQKDGTYSVVPRMWGGVTNPSELRRIADVADKYNVPMVKVTGGQRIDLLGIKKQDLPGVWKDLDMASGHAYGKSIRTVKTCVGSEFCRFGTQNSTQLGIELEHDLFNMWSPHKVKLAVSGCPRNCSEAGIKDVGIIGVDSGWEMYIGGNGGIKTEVAEFFVKLKTAEEVREYNGAFLQLYREEAFYLERTVHYLQRVGMEHIKKAVLEDPERRKALNDRLQFSLSFEQDPWKERLEQPLLKKEFEVIPVKNLEVSV is encoded by the coding sequence ATGAAAAAACTAAAACTAGTGATGATCGGCAACGGCATGGCCGGGGTTCGTACCCTGGAAGAACTGCTCAAGCTGAGTAATGAGCTGTACGACATCACGGTCTTCGGCGCCGAACCCCATACCAACTACAACCGCATCCTGCTGTCGCCCGTACTCGCTGGCGAACAAACGTTCGAAGAGATCGTGCTCAACGATCTGGACTGGTACCTGGAAAACAACATCAAGCTGCTGCTCAACCGCAAAGTGGTGGAAATCGACCGGGTCAAACGTCGGGTCATCGCCGAAGACGGCACCGAGGCCGAATACGACCGCCTGCTGATTGCCACCGGTTCAACCCCGTTCATCCTGCCGATCCCCGGTAATACCTTGCAGGGCGTGATTGGCTACCGCGACATTGCCGACACCCAGGCGATGATCGACACCGCCAAGACCCACAAGCATGCCGTGGTCATCGGCGGCGGCCTGCTGGGTCTTGAAGCCGCCAACGGCCTGATGCTGCGCGGCATGCACGTCACCGTGGTGCACATCGGCGAATGGCTGCTGGAACGGCAACTGGACAAAACCAGTGGCCAACTCCTGCAAACCGCTCTGGAAGCCCGCGGCTTGCATTTTCGCCTGTGCGAACAGACCCAGGCCCTGCACGACGCCGGCAATGGCCGGGTTGGTTCGGTTGAATTCAAAAACGGCGACATCATTCCTGCCGACCTGGTAGTGATGGCGGCCGGTATTCGCCCCAACACCGAGCTTGCGGAAAAATCCGGCATCCCATGCAACCGCGGGATCCTGGTCAACGACACGATGCAAACCTACGACCCTCGGGTGTACGCCATCGGCGAATGCGCCAGCCACCGTGGCATCGCCTACGGCCTGGTCGCGCCGCTGTTCGAACAGGCCAAGGTGTGCGCCAACCATCTCGCCCAACTGGGTTTCGCCACCTACAAGGGTTCGGTGACGTCGACCAAATTGAAAGTCACCGGCATCGACCTGTTTTCCGCCGGCGACTTCATGGGCGGCGAAGGCACCGAGACCATCACCCTCTCCGACCCGATCGGCGGGGTCTACAAAAAACTGGTGATCAAGGATGACGTGCTGGTCGGCGCCTGTCTGTACGGCGATACGGCAGATGGCGGTTGGTATTTCCGGCAGATCCGTGAGAACCATGACATCCGGCAAATCCGCGATCACCTGATGTTCGGCGGCTCTTCGTCTATGGAGCAGGCCTTGGGCGACGTAGGACACCAGGGCCAGGACAAAGCCATGAGCATGGCCGACACCGCCGAAGTCTGCGGCTGCAATGGCGTGTGCAAAGGCACCATCGTCAAGGCCATCCAGGAACACGGTCTGTTCAGCGTCGACGACGTGAAGAAACACACCAAGGCCGCCAGCTCCTGCGGCTCCTGCGCCGGCCTCGTCGAGCAGATCCTGATCAACACCGTGGGCGGTGCGGCGGATGTCAAACCGAAAAGCGAAAAAGCCATCTGCGGTTGCAGCGACCTCAACCACGGGCAAATCCGCCAGGCCATCCGCGACCAGCACCTGCTGACCATCGCCGGCACCATGAGCTACCTGAACTGGCGCACCCCTAACGGTTGCGCCACGTGCCGTCCGGCGCTCAACTACTACCTGATTTCCACCTGGCCGGGCGAAGCCAAGGACGACCCGCAATCGCGCCTGATCAACGAACGCGCCCACGCCAACATTCAGAAAGACGGCACTTACTCTGTAGTCCCGCGGATGTGGGGCGGTGTGACCAATCCTTCAGAGTTGCGGCGCATTGCCGACGTGGCCGACAAGTACAACGTGCCGATGGTCAAGGTCACCGGCGGCCAGCGCATCGACTTGCTGGGGATCAAAAAGCAGGACCTGCCAGGCGTCTGGAAAGACCTGGACATGGCGTCCGGCCACGCCTACGGCAAATCCATCCGCACCGTGAAAACCTGCGTCGGCAGCGAGTTCTGCCGCTTCGGCACCCAGAACTCCACGCAACTGGGCATCGAGCTTGAGCACGACCTGTTCAACATGTGGTCGCCGCACAAAGTGAAACTGGCCGTCTCCGGTTGCCCACGCAACTGCTCGGAAGCGGGGATCAAGGACGTCGGAATTATCGGCGTGGATTCCGGCTGGGAGATGTACATCGGCGGCAACGGCGGGATCAAAACCGAAGTTGCAGAGTTTTTCGTCAAGCTGAAAACCGCCGAAGAAGTACGCGAATACAACGGCGCATTCCTGCAGCTGTACCGCGAAGAAGCCTTCTACCTGGAGCGCACCGTGCATTACCTGCAACGGGTCGGCATGGAACACATCAAGAAAGCCGTGCTGGAAGACCCCGAGCGGCGCAAGGCCTTGAACGATCGCCTGCAATTCTCCCTGTCGTTCGAACAGGATCCGTGGAAGGAACGCCTCGAACAGCCGCTGCTGAAAAAAGAATTCGAGGTCATTCCCGTGAAGAACCTGGAGGTGTCGGTATGA
- the nirD gene encoding nitrite reductase small subunit NirD, with translation MNWLDICALEEINTLGSRIIAGPKGDIAIFRTSDDEVFALDDRCPHKGGPLSQGLIYGKRVACPLHNWQIDLETGEAQAPDIGCAHHHSARVENGRVLLALREAS, from the coding sequence ATGAACTGGCTGGATATCTGCGCACTGGAAGAGATCAACACCCTGGGCTCGCGGATCATCGCGGGCCCGAAAGGCGACATCGCGATTTTTCGTACGAGCGACGATGAGGTTTTCGCCCTCGACGACCGCTGCCCGCACAAGGGCGGACCGCTGTCCCAGGGTTTGATCTACGGCAAGCGGGTGGCCTGCCCGCTGCACAACTGGCAGATCGACCTGGAAACCGGCGAGGCCCAGGCCCCGGATATCGGCTGCGCCCACCATCACTCGGCACGGGTCGAGAACGGCCGGGTGCTGCTGGCCCTACGGGAAGCGAGCTGA
- a CDS encoding nitrate reductase, which translates to MDHQITASTCCYCGVGCGVLIEHDGERILGVSGDPAHPANFGKLCSKGSTLHLTGDLTARALYPELRLGKGLARSRTDWDTALDHAASVFAQTIAEHGPDSVAFYISGQLLTEDYYAFNKLARALVGTNNIDSNSRLCMSSAVVGYKRSLGADAPPCNYEDLELSDCVMIVGSNMAYAHPILFRRLEEAKSRRPQMKVIVIDPRRTDTCDLADMHLAILPGTDVALFHGILHLLLWEDWVDRDFIKAHTEGLAELKNLVRDYTPTMVSQLCGISVEQLHQCAQWVGTSPSFLSLWCMGLNQSTAGSAKNSALINLHLATGQIGRPGAGPFSLTGQPNAMGGRETGSLSNLLPGHREAANAEHRAQVADYWGVDQLPANTGLTAIELFEQMRSGKIKALWIACTNPAQSLPDQTAVREALQACPFVVLQEAFRTTETAAFADLLLPAASWGEKDGTVTNSERRISHVRQAIGAPGEARPDWAITVDFAQRLEKHLRPGATSLFAFETPAQVFDEYKHLTRGRDLDLSGISHELIDQLGPQQWPFPAGAREGTARLYLDGVFPTASGRAQFVTDPYRAAKEQRDARFPLTLITGRLRDQWHGMSRTGTAAQLFGHVSEAVLSLHPDELRRHRLQPGDLINLKSRRGSVIVPVSSDDSVRPGQAFLPMHWGDRFLKGGVNTLTLPAFDPLSKQPELKHSGVRLEPVHLPWQLFALIEGDVQQHLETLRPLCEAFSYASLSLTGRERPALLIRAASATAPEPQLLRDIDQCLGLTDGPVLAYDDPRRSIGKRVRIENGRITAIRLAGETLAQHWLQSLWLEGRADEQLRRWLLAPLSAPPGSAGSSASGTKTLCNCMNVSQNAVCAGISRGLDLQGLKQELGCGTQCGSCVPEIKRLLAATAQPVAVIS; encoded by the coding sequence ATGGACCATCAAATCACCGCCTCCACCTGCTGCTACTGCGGGGTCGGCTGCGGCGTGCTGATCGAGCACGACGGCGAGCGCATTCTCGGCGTCAGCGGCGATCCGGCACACCCGGCCAACTTCGGCAAATTGTGCAGTAAAGGTTCGACCCTGCACCTGACCGGCGACCTGACGGCACGGGCGTTATACCCGGAACTGCGCCTGGGCAAAGGCCTGGCCCGCAGCCGCACCGACTGGGACACGGCGCTCGATCATGCCGCCAGCGTCTTCGCCCAAACCATCGCCGAGCACGGCCCGGACAGCGTCGCGTTCTATATCTCTGGGCAGTTGCTGACCGAGGATTACTACGCCTTCAACAAACTGGCGCGAGCGCTGGTGGGCACCAACAACATCGACAGCAATTCGCGGCTATGCATGTCTTCGGCAGTGGTCGGCTACAAGCGCAGCCTCGGCGCTGATGCTCCGCCTTGCAACTACGAAGACCTGGAATTGAGCGACTGCGTAATGATCGTCGGCAGCAACATGGCTTACGCCCACCCGATCCTCTTTCGTCGCCTGGAAGAAGCCAAATCCCGCCGCCCACAGATGAAAGTCATCGTCATCGACCCTCGGCGCACCGACACCTGCGATTTGGCTGACATGCATTTGGCGATCCTGCCCGGCACCGATGTCGCCTTGTTCCATGGGATTTTGCATCTCTTGCTGTGGGAAGACTGGGTCGACCGCGACTTCATCAAGGCCCACACCGAAGGCTTGGCCGAGCTGAAAAACCTGGTGCGCGATTACACCCCGACAATGGTTTCGCAACTCTGCGGCATCAGCGTCGAGCAACTGCATCAATGCGCGCAATGGGTCGGCACTTCACCGAGCTTTCTGTCGCTGTGGTGCATGGGGCTGAATCAGTCCACCGCCGGCAGCGCGAAGAACAGCGCGCTGATCAACCTGCACCTGGCCACCGGGCAAATCGGCCGGCCCGGTGCAGGACCTTTCTCGCTGACTGGTCAGCCGAATGCCATGGGCGGCCGGGAAACCGGCAGTTTGTCGAACCTGCTGCCAGGTCATCGCGAAGCGGCCAATGCCGAACACCGCGCACAAGTGGCCGACTACTGGGGCGTTGATCAACTGCCCGCGAACACCGGGCTGACCGCCATCGAACTGTTCGAGCAGATGCGCAGCGGCAAGATCAAAGCGCTGTGGATCGCCTGCACCAACCCTGCACAGTCGCTACCGGATCAGACCGCTGTGCGCGAAGCACTGCAAGCCTGTCCGTTCGTGGTGTTGCAGGAAGCCTTTCGCACCACCGAAACCGCCGCGTTCGCCGACCTGCTGCTGCCCGCCGCCAGTTGGGGTGAAAAGGACGGCACGGTCACCAACTCCGAACGGCGCATTTCCCACGTCCGGCAGGCCATCGGTGCACCCGGTGAAGCACGGCCCGACTGGGCGATCACGGTGGATTTCGCACAGCGCCTGGAAAAACATCTGCGCCCTGGAGCAACCAGCCTGTTTGCCTTTGAAACCCCGGCGCAGGTCTTCGACGAATACAAACACCTGACTCGCGGCCGCGACCTCGATCTGTCCGGGATCAGTCATGAATTGATCGACCAACTTGGTCCGCAGCAATGGCCCTTCCCCGCCGGTGCCCGCGAAGGTACTGCGCGGCTGTACCTCGACGGAGTTTTCCCGACCGCCAGCGGGCGCGCACAGTTCGTGACCGACCCGTATCGCGCCGCCAAGGAACAACGCGATGCGCGTTTTCCGCTGACCCTGATCACCGGCCGCCTGCGCGATCAATGGCACGGCATGAGCCGCACCGGCACCGCCGCGCAGCTATTCGGCCATGTCAGCGAAGCCGTGTTGAGCCTGCACCCGGATGAACTGCGTCGGCATCGCCTGCAACCTGGCGATCTGATCAATCTGAAAAGTCGCCGGGGCTCGGTGATCGTGCCGGTCAGCAGCGACGACAGCGTACGTCCGGGCCAGGCTTTCCTGCCAATGCACTGGGGAGACCGCTTTCTCAAAGGCGGCGTGAACACCCTCACCCTTCCCGCCTTCGACCCATTGTCGAAACAACCGGAACTCAAACACAGCGGTGTACGACTCGAGCCTGTGCACTTGCCCTGGCAGCTTTTCGCCCTGATAGAGGGTGATGTTCAACAGCACTTGGAGACGCTGCGACCGCTCTGCGAGGCGTTTTCCTACGCAAGCCTCAGCCTTACCGGCCGTGAACGCCCTGCACTGCTGATACGCGCCGCCAGCGCCACCGCGCCAGAGCCGCAGCTGTTGCGTGATATCGATCAATGCCTGGGGCTCACCGACGGGCCGGTATTGGCCTACGACGATCCTCGGCGCTCGATCGGCAAGCGGGTACGGATCGAGAACGGTCGGATCACCGCGATTCGCCTGGCCGGTGAAACACTCGCCCAGCACTGGCTGCAAAGCCTGTGGCTCGAAGGTCGCGCCGACGAACAGCTACGTCGTTGGCTGCTGGCGCCCTTGAGTGCGCCACCGGGCAGCGCTGGCAGTTCGGCATCGGGCACCAAAACCCTGTGCAACTGCATGAACGTGAGCCAGAACGCGGTCTGTGCCGGTATCAGCCGTGGCCTGGACTTGCAGGGTTTGAAACAAGAATTGGGCTGCGGCACGCAATGCGGCTCCTGCGTTCCGGAAATCAAGCGTTTGCTGGCCGCCACTGCGCAGCCAGTCGCCGTCATCTCGTGA
- the cobA gene encoding uroporphyrinogen-III C-methyltransferase, producing the protein MNAKVWLVGAGPGDPELLTLKAVRALREADVVLIDDLVNDAVLEHCPSARIIPVGKRGGCRSTPQAFIHRLMLRYTRHGKCVVRLKGGDPCIFGRGGEEAQWLRERGVEVELVNGITAGLAGATQCDIPLTLRGVARGVTLVTAHTQDDSSLNWQALAQGGTTLVIYMGVAKLSEIREQLLAGGMAADTPVAMIENASLPHQRECRSDLAAMEDDACDFQLKSPAILVIGAVAACDEIKRSQTSAAPTWAQCSSL; encoded by the coding sequence ATGAACGCAAAAGTCTGGCTGGTGGGTGCGGGTCCTGGCGACCCTGAATTGCTGACCCTCAAGGCGGTTCGAGCATTGCGTGAAGCGGACGTGGTGTTGATCGACGATCTGGTCAATGACGCGGTACTGGAACATTGTCCGAGCGCGCGAATTATCCCAGTGGGTAAGCGCGGCGGTTGTCGCTCAACGCCTCAAGCCTTCATTCATCGCCTGATGTTGCGTTATACCCGTCACGGCAAATGCGTGGTGCGGCTCAAGGGTGGCGATCCGTGCATCTTCGGGCGCGGCGGTGAGGAAGCGCAGTGGCTGCGTGAGCGTGGCGTCGAGGTTGAGCTGGTCAATGGCATCACGGCTGGTCTTGCCGGCGCCACCCAATGCGATATTCCGCTGACACTGAGGGGCGTCGCGCGTGGCGTGACACTGGTCACGGCGCACACTCAGGATGACAGCAGCCTGAACTGGCAGGCCCTGGCTCAAGGGGGCACCACACTGGTGATCTACATGGGTGTGGCGAAGCTTAGTGAGATTCGCGAGCAACTGCTGGCCGGCGGAATGGCAGCCGATACACCCGTGGCGATGATCGAAAATGCTTCCCTGCCGCACCAACGGGAATGTCGGAGCGACTTGGCAGCCATGGAAGACGATGCCTGCGACTTCCAGCTCAAAAGCCCGGCGATTCTGGTGATCGGTGCTGTGGCGGCCTGCGATGAGATCAAAAGATCGCAGACTTCGGCAGCTCCTACATGGGCTCAGTGTTCATCTTTGTAA
- a CDS encoding OmpA family protein — protein sequence MKLKNTLGLAIGSLIAATSFGALAQGQGAVEIEGFAKKEMFDSARDFKNNGNLFGGSVGYFLTDDVELRLAYDEVHNARAEDGRNIKGSNTALDALYHFNNPGDMLRPYVSAGFSDQSIGQNGKSGRNGSTFANVGGGAKLYFTENFYARAGVEAQYNIDQGDTEWAPSVGIGVNFGGGSKPAAAPVPAPAEVCADSDNDGVCDNVDKCPDTPANVTVDADGCPAVAEVVRVELDVKFDFDKSVVKPNSYGDIKNLADFMKQYPSTTTTVEGHTDSVGPDAYNQKLSERRANAVKQVLTNQYGVESSRVQSVGYGESRPVADNATDAGRAVNRRVEAQVEAQAK from the coding sequence ATGAAACTGAAAAACACCTTGGGCTTGGCCATTGGTTCTCTTATTGCTGCCACTTCGTTCGGCGCTCTGGCACAAGGCCAAGGCGCAGTTGAAATCGAAGGCTTCGCTAAGAAAGAAATGTTCGATAGCGCTCGTGACTTCAAGAACAACGGCAACCTGTTCGGCGGTTCTGTTGGTTACTTCCTGACCGACGACGTTGAACTGCGTCTGGCCTACGACGAAGTGCACAACGCACGTGCTGAAGATGGCCGTAACATCAAGGGCTCCAACACCGCTCTGGATGCTCTGTACCACTTCAACAACCCGGGCGACATGCTGCGTCCGTACGTATCGGCTGGCTTCTCCGACCAAAGCATTGGTCAGAACGGCAAAAGCGGTCGTAACGGTTCCACCTTCGCCAACGTTGGCGGCGGTGCCAAGCTGTACTTCACCGAGAACTTCTACGCCCGTGCCGGCGTTGAAGCTCAGTACAACATCGACCAGGGCGACACCGAGTGGGCTCCTAGCGTTGGTATCGGTGTGAACTTCGGTGGCGGCTCCAAGCCTGCTGCTGCTCCAGTTCCAGCACCAGCTGAAGTCTGCGCCGACAGCGACAACGATGGCGTTTGCGACAACGTTGACAAGTGCCCGGACACCCCAGCCAACGTAACTGTTGACGCTGATGGCTGCCCAGCAGTTGCTGAAGTTGTTCGTGTTGAGCTGGACGTGAAGTTCGACTTCGACAAGTCGGTAGTCAAGCCTAACAGCTACGGCGACATCAAGAACCTGGCTGACTTCATGAAGCAGTACCCATCCACCACTACTACTGTTGAAGGTCACACTGACTCCGTCGGTCCTGACGCTTACAACCAGAAACTGTCCGAGCGTCGTGCAAACGCCGTTAAGCAAGTTCTGACCAACCAGTACGGTGTTGAATCGTCCCGCGTTCAGTCTGTTGGCTACGGCGAATCCCGCCCAGTTGCTGACAACGCTACTGACGCTGGCCGCGCTGTAAACCGTCGCGTAGAAGCGCAGGTTGAAGCTCAAGCTAAGTAA
- the sigX gene encoding RNA polymerase sigma factor SigX: MNKAQSLSTRYDPRELSDEELVARSHTELFHVTRAYEELMRRYQRTLFNVCARYLGNDRDADDVCQEVMLKVLYGLKNFEGKSKFKTWLYSITYNECITQYRKERRKRRLMDALSLDPLEEASEEKMPKPEEKGGLDRWLVYVNPIDREILVLRFVAELEFQEIADIMHMGLSATKMRYKRALDKLREKFAGIAET; encoded by the coding sequence TTGAATAAAGCTCAATCGCTCTCCACGCGCTACGACCCCCGCGAGCTCTCTGATGAGGAGTTGGTCGCGCGCTCGCATACCGAGCTGTTTCACGTAACGCGCGCTTATGAAGAACTGATGCGGCGTTACCAGCGAACCTTATTTAACGTTTGTGCACGGTATCTCGGGAACGATCGTGACGCAGATGATGTCTGTCAGGAAGTGATGTTGAAGGTGCTCTACGGCCTGAAGAACTTCGAGGGCAAATCGAAGTTCAAGACCTGGCTGTATAGCATCACGTACAACGAGTGCATCACGCAGTATCGGAAAGAACGGCGAAAGCGTCGCTTGATGGACGCTTTGAGTCTGGACCCCCTGGAGGAAGCATCTGAAGAAAAGATGCCGAAACCCGAGGAGAAGGGCGGACTTGATCGCTGGCTGGTGTATGTGAACCCGATCGACCGTGAAATTCTGGTGCTACGATTTGTCGCAGAGCTGGAATTTCAGGAGATCGCAGACATAATGCACATGGGTTTGAGTGCAACAAAAATGCGTTACAAACGCGCTCTAGACAAATTGCGTGAGAAATTTGCAGGCATTGCTGAAACTTAG